A single region of the Malaclemys terrapin pileata isolate rMalTer1 chromosome 4, rMalTer1.hap1, whole genome shotgun sequence genome encodes:
- the MRPL23 gene encoding 39S ribosomal protein L23, mitochondrial isoform X2, protein MTRVDVKNYLEKIYNVPVSVVRTRIQYGANNKRNHKNQKVKKPDYKVAYVQLGQGQTFQFPNLFPEKEETPEPGSVEDIQKEFMENERQRQAADPRRGGVTDWFGL, encoded by the exons ATGACGAGAGTGGATGTTAAGAATTACCTTGAAAAAATATACAACGTGCCAGTGTCTGTTGTGAGGACCAGAATACAGTATG GTGCAAACAATAAAAGGAACCacaagaaccagaaagtgaagaaGCCAGATTACAAGGTTGCGTACGTACAGCTG GGTCAGGGACAAACCTTTCAGTTCCCAAACCTATTTCCAGAGAAAGAAGAAACCCCAGAACCTGGCTCTGTCGAAGACATCCAGAAGGAATTTATGGAGAACGAGAGACAGAGGCAGGCAGCTGACCCCAGGCGAGGAGGAGTCACCGACTGGTTTGGACTTTGA